TGTACCTTGAATTCAGATTACTGTTGTAGCTCAGGCCCAGTGACAGCGACGGACGCTGGTTTGAGTAACCTCGATATCCGGACGTCAGGCCGTAGTTGTTGTAGCCGACGTTCGCTCGGTTGTTGAAATTACTTCCATAGTTGTAGTTGTTTCCAGTGACTCCGTAGCCACTGTTGTAGCCGTAGCCAGCGTTGCCACCGATTCGACACTGGGCAGCCGCTTCACCAGCCGTCATGACCCCCAGTGCCATGATTGCACAGGCAGCCAGTCCGAAGTTCTTGATCTTGTTCGAGTTCTTTGAGCGTTTCGTGTTCATCTTCATTGCCCTTTTCAGCGGGTTTCAGATTGCCGTGAGATTGTGTTACCGGCGAAAGAGAAAAGCGAAGGACGTGCCAATCCCTCGCTGCAGCTTCAAGTTGCTTCTGTTGAATCACTTACGTCTGAAACAGACGTTGCCTGGCGTTCAACGTTTCGAGTTCAAACGGATCACACGTGAGATCACAGGGATCACAAACGGACAGCAATGCTGAGTCATAAGCACGACAAGCTGCGATGTCTTTGCGGTGTGTAACGGCCAATCGGCTTGGAAAACGCAGTCCCGAATTCAATGTGATTCCGGTGGCACATCGTTTGCCACGGAGTGAAGTCACGATGACCGTTCGACGCCGTTTCAGTTCGCAACCTGATCATCGATCACACCAACAACACGCGAATAAGGAATCACGATGAAACGTCCCATCGTTCTCACGGCTGCTTTCGGGCTGGCACTTATCACCGCCGAGGCGGCTTTCGCTCAGGGCTACGACTGCCCGTTCGGTCGTGGCAGCAGCTATGTTCCATCAAACCTCGATCGAGCTGCCGAGTATCCCGATTGCTACGGACTTACAGATTGCCGCGACGGGGCCTGCCCGTACGCTCAACGTTTGTCGCAGCAGTCACAGTCAATCCAAAACCGACTCGAACGATCATGGGACAGCCAGGCGTATCCCACGCAAACACCGGCATACGATCGCTCCGGGTTTGATAACTCCGGCTACGATCGACGTCAAACGTACGACCTGCGTTCCAACAACAATCGGCCGTCCAGCTATGATCTTCGAGACAACTACAATCGCAACGGTCGATACGCACCGCCGTCCACCTACGAATCACAAAGCCGCTTCGAACAGCCATCCGCCTACGACCGGCCTCAAACGTACGGCCGCAGCTTCACATCTGGTCCGCCAGCATCATTCGATCGTTCCCCAACGAATCGCCAGCCTCCTCTCGACGACTTCCAGGCTCACCAGCACGACGGATCCTGCAACCACGACCACGGCCCGGTTAGCAGCAGCCCTCCGGCCTTCGATCGTCGCCCTTTAGACAACCGACCTTTGTCCGCAACCCCACGATACGCCCCACCAACACGGCAACTGTCGCCATCACAATCCAGCCCAATTTCAGACGGCCCACCGCCATTGCCGCCACAGCAGTAGCGTTGGCGTTGCCGTGGAACGCGCGTCACACACGGGCGCGAGATTTCCTGAACACACTTGAGAGTCACGGATTGATCCTTGCGGTGTCGTTCAAACACATCGTCGAACTGCTGCGTCATGAGAACAATGACACAGTTTGTTAACTGCCAACGTTTCCTAAAGCATAGGCCGTCAGTTCAAATCTGACCGGCGGTTCGGCACTTTCATTGGCGACAAGAATCCCCACCCAAGCAATACGCTGACGACACCCGTTACGATACCCATCTCTGCGCCGACGTGGGTCCGTTTCACACGTCGGATGTCCAAAACAGAGCGGCTGTTTCACCGCGGGAGTTTCACCTTTTCCGCTCGTGTCAGGAGGCGGTTTTGCCTCGGGGCCTTGCCGTCGCTACGCCGACACAGTCACTTACCCTTTTACAAATTCCGAAAATGCAACAGCTTGAAAAAGGCTGGCAAAAGATGCATAGACTTGCAATCGCGCAAAAGGGTAAGTACACCTCGAAAACACTGGGCTTTGAGTGGTTTTTGCAGGGTTTATGAGGCTTCCTCATAACCTCGAGGTCGTCGGTTCAAATCCGGCCCCCGCCACTTAACCTCTCGGAGATTTCTCCGAGAGGTTTTTTTATTGGTCGAATTCTGCTGAAACCCGCGTGTAGGTTAATTGCCGTTGGTTGGCAGTGCGGCTCAAAGCCATTTGCTAAGGTAGGGGGCTCTCCGGAACTTACCCTGTTGGTTTCTGAGCAAAGGGCTGAGAAAGCCTCATCAACCCTCGCCGTGAGTCGCCAGCCACGCTCCAGCGACATGGCCCGCAAACCAAAGCGCTGCACTGTCCGACCGCCGTCTACAGATACCCAAAGCCAAGCCGGAAACGCAGTGGACGATGAACTACACTCCCGTCACCATCGGCATGAAGCATGCCAAGCACCTCAAGCGAGCGGTCGCCGTGATCCGGTGGCTGACGCCACCGGCAATGAATATTTCGCCCTCCGGGCTATGCAGTTACGTTAAGGGCGGAGCCCGGAAGAGGGCTTATCCAGTCATCTAAGGGCGGAGCCCGACAGAATGCCTGCCGGTGGCGTCAGCCACCGGATCCCAAGTCCCCCACAGTCAAGGCCGGAGGCCGACACAGCATGATGTTGATCGGCCTAGGTCAATCCAAGGCGTTAAAACACAACAACCGTATTTGGTTCCTGAGACCTCGTTACCACTAACACATTTTTAGCTTTCTCAAATAGGGCCCGGGCAACATGATCGAGTCAGATCGATTCGACGCAAATCTGACTGCATTCGTGCTTCGGTCCACGGGCGCGGCGACGATATCAAGTACCGAGGTCGTCCAGAGTCTGTGGAGCGGCTATGGGCAGATTGTGCGGTGTCATCTCACCGGTGGCGAGACTCAAAGCGTCGTTCTGAAGCATGTGCGCTGGCCTGACCAGCAAACCCACCCGCGCGGCTGGACGACCGATCATTCGCATCAGCGAAAGCTCAAGTCGTATCAAGTTGAGACGTCGTGGTATGAACGCTATGCACAGCGGTGCGTCGATGCGTGTCGGGTGCCCAAGTGCGTGGCCGCCGAGCATCGTTCCGATGGCGTCCTTCTTCTGCTGGAAGACCTGAACGCCGCAGGCTTCGCTGGTCGCCGCCGCAGCGTGGGTGACGCCGAAGTCGATGCGTGCCTGTCATGGCTCGCAAGCTTCCACGCCACGTTCATGGGAGAGCAGCCCGAAGATTTGTGGACAATCGGAACGTATTGGCACCTGGCTACTCGGCCCGATGAGCTCAACGCGCTCGACGACAGTCCGCTGAAAACTGCTGCCAGCGAACTCGATCGTCGACTTTCTGGCAGCCCCTTCCAAACGTTCGTTCATGGCGATGCCAAGCTCGCAAACTTCTGCTTTAGCCTGGATGGGCGAAGTGCGGCCGCTGTGGATTTTCAGTACGTCGGTGGCGGTTGTGGCATGAAAGACGTTGCCTACTTCATCAGCAGTTGCTTCGACGAAGACGAATGCGAGCGTAGAGCATCGACTATGCTGGATCGCTATTTCGAGTTTCTTCACGAAGCGCTGAAACGTTCGGATAAGGCAATCGACAGCCGCGCACTCGAAGCCAACTGGCGTGAGTTGTACCCCATTGCATGGACGGACTTTTTCCGCTTTCTTCAAGGCTGGAGCCCCGGCCATTGGAAGGCTCATCGCTACAGCAAACGGCTCGCAAGCGAGGTTCTGAACTCCTTATGAAACTCTCTGGTACCGAACTTACCGAACTCGCCAACCTTGCGATCGACGCGGCCACGTCGGCGGGTGAGATGATCGCTCGCTCCCGACCAAAGCAGATCGAGCACAAGTCCGGTGGCGGCAGTCTCGCGTCGCAGGTGGTTACCGAAGTCGACCGGCGCAGCGAGGCCATCATCCTCGAGACACTTACCCCGACGCTTCAGCGTTTCGAACTTGGACTGCTCACCGAAGAACAACCAGACGACGGCGGCCGATTTCGCACCGACTACTTCTGGTGCATCGACCCGATCGATGGCACGCTGCCCTTCATCGAGGGCACACCTGGATACGGAGTGTCAATCGCACTGGTTCGCCGCGACGGAACTCCAACGATTGGCGTTGTCTACGACCCGGTGGAGAAGACGGTGGTTCATGCGATTGCCGGTGCAGGGTTATTCCGAAACGGGCAACCCTGGGACCAGCCGTCGTCCAGCGGGACGGTCAGGGCGACGCAGGTTTACAAGGCGGGCAATGTAGTGGACTTCGCCAGAAGTCCCCCAAAGCGTGAAAAGCAGGACTTCTGGCGAAGTCCACTACAACGCGCGCATATGCATTGTGAAAAACTGAGTTTCCCAGGCGGGACGGCGCTCTCACTGTTCACTGATAGAAGTTTTCTCTCCAGTGAGCGACGCGACCAGATCACTGCAGGCCTGGAGCTGATTGCCCGAGACATGGGGCTGACAGGTCTGCATGTTGATGCAACCGCCGGAGCGGTCATGAATGCGAGCAAAGTGCTCGCGAACCCACTCGCGTGCTATGTGAAGTTGCCAAAACAAAACGGCGGCGGAAGCTTGTGGGACTACGCAGCAACGTCGTGCATCTTCAGCGAAGCGGGTGCGGTTGCCACCGACATCAACGGCCAACCATTCGACCTCAACCGAGCCGACTCGACGTTCATGTGCCACCGAGGTATCCTCTTCGCGACGAACGAAATGCTCGCGCAGCGAATACGAAGTCTGTTTCGCTGAGATCAATGGGAGCACGGGGTGTAGGCGGGGCTCCGCAACTTGCCTGGTGCAGAAGATTGTCGTAGTGAGGTCGTGACTGTGCTGCCATGTGTCGCCCTCCGGGCTCAGGATGTGATGCAACTGGGTCCGGTGGCTCGCGCCACCGGCAATGATTGTTCCGCCCTCCGGGCTACGTAGTTATCCGGACTTTGCAGTCATCTTGAGGGCGGAGCCCGACAGAATCTCTGCCGGTGGCGTCAGCCACCGGTAACAAAGATTGAGCCAACAAAGGCCAGAGGCCGATACATCTTCTACTCCCAAATGTACTTCGAGTCGTAATCGACTTTATGCCGTTTCAAAATCTGCAGGAACTCTTCCTGAAACGACTGCTTGCGATGATGCTCGACCTGTCGGTCGATGTACGCAACGACGGCATCCTGCTGCGACGGACTGACGGTGAACGCTCCATACCCGTCTTGCCAATGAAACTTCATTCCGACACCACGAGATTCATTAATGTGCTTACTTGTGTTCGCTTTTAGTTTGCCAACAAAGTCGGACACGGCGACCTTGGCTGGAATCCGCACCAGTAGGTGAGCGTGATCGTGATAGCCACCAATTCGGATGGCGAAACCACCAAGGTTCTTTGCGATGCCCGCCATGTATGCCCACACATCTTCTCGGAACGAATCGTCTTGCAGGAACGGTCGGCGCTCTTTGGTGCTAAACACAATGTGGTAGAGAAGTTGTTGATGAGCAGCCATGCGCCGTCCTCCGGGCTCAGGTGTGGTGCAACTGTGATCCGGTGCTGACCTCACCGGCAATGATGATTTCACCCTCCGGGCTATGGGGCCATGACAAGGGCAGAGCTCGAACGAGGGCTATGCGGGCATTCTAAGGGCAGAGCCCGACAAAATCCCTGCCGGTGGCGTCAGCCACCGGTTCCCAGGTTCCCCACATTCAAGGCCGGAGGCCGACACATCAAGTTGTTGATCGGTAACCACGTGTCGCCCTCCGGGCTCGGGATGTGATGCAACTGCGTCCGGTGGCTGACGCCACCGGCAATGAATATTCCGCCCTCTGGGCTTTTGAACCATGACAAGGACGGAGCCCGAAAGAGGGCTATGCAATCATTCTATAGGGCGGAGCCCGACAAAATCCCTGCCGGTGGCGTGAACCACCGGTTCCAAAGTCTCCCACAATCAAGGCCGGAGGCCGACACATCATGATGGTCTTGGGCCAAGGTGAATCCAAGGCGTCAAGGAACTGTATTTGGTTCCGATGGAGAGATAGAGCATTTTCCCCCTTGTCGTTGACGGTTTGGGCTCGTGAGTAGTAGCCTTTATCGTCCGACATGCCTGATCCGTGGCCACAGTTCAGCGAGATTCGCTGTGGTCCCGTGTTAGCCGTTACCTGGCACAATTTTCGCAAGGCCGTTTCACTGCC
This DNA window, taken from Fuerstiella marisgermanici, encodes the following:
- a CDS encoding phosphotransferase; this encodes MIESDRFDANLTAFVLRSTGAATISSTEVVQSLWSGYGQIVRCHLTGGETQSVVLKHVRWPDQQTHPRGWTTDHSHQRKLKSYQVETSWYERYAQRCVDACRVPKCVAAEHRSDGVLLLLEDLNAAGFAGRRRSVGDAEVDACLSWLASFHATFMGEQPEDLWTIGTYWHLATRPDELNALDDSPLKTAASELDRRLSGSPFQTFVHGDAKLANFCFSLDGRSAAAVDFQYVGGGCGMKDVAYFISSCFDEDECERRASTMLDRYFEFLHEALKRSDKAIDSRALEANWRELYPIAWTDFFRFLQGWSPGHWKAHRYSKRLASEVLNSL
- a CDS encoding inositol monophosphatase family protein, which translates into the protein MKLSGTELTELANLAIDAATSAGEMIARSRPKQIEHKSGGGSLASQVVTEVDRRSEAIILETLTPTLQRFELGLLTEEQPDDGGRFRTDYFWCIDPIDGTLPFIEGTPGYGVSIALVRRDGTPTIGVVYDPVEKTVVHAIAGAGLFRNGQPWDQPSSSGTVRATQVYKAGNVVDFARSPPKREKQDFWRSPLQRAHMHCEKLSFPGGTALSLFTDRSFLSSERRDQITAGLELIARDMGLTGLHVDATAGAVMNASKVLANPLACYVKLPKQNGGGSLWDYAATSCIFSEAGAVATDINGQPFDLNRADSTFMCHRGILFATNEMLAQRIRSLFR
- the tnpA gene encoding IS200/IS605 family transposase, with translation MAAHQQLLYHIVFSTKERRPFLQDDSFREDVWAYMAGIAKNLGGFAIRIGGYHDHAHLLVRIPAKVAVSDFVGKLKANTSKHINESRGVGMKFHWQDGYGAFTVSPSQQDAVVAYIDRQVEHHRKQSFQEEFLQILKRHKVDYDSKYIWE